A genomic segment from Carassius auratus strain Wakin chromosome 25, ASM336829v1, whole genome shotgun sequence encodes:
- the LOC113042881 gene encoding THO complex subunit 5 homolog isoform X1 — MSSDAVKKRKPKFIRNEAGTPETKRGRAEGDQVTHPAGPRLIGQRKLITAKNQDVRVYNEEVELEDRDPQQDYMLYKDTCADLAKLMAEIQELKSGGAKVGSVEIEERHRQCSIHFITLKKLNRLAHMRLKKGRDQTHEAKQRVDVLHLQLQNLLYEVMHLQKEISKCLEFKSQHEEIELVSEEEFFQEAPAEISRPHVTRDDQHQLTLARLDWELEQRKRLAEQYKMSLARKEKIQKAIEQKREYLSSLQPGLHNIMQASIPVQEYLSMPFEQMQKQAEVARHLPPALYVLMVQAAAYGQACDKTLSVNITGDVDEAKALSRRPEDSQDDESDSDAEEEQQNTKRRRATVGIQLEDKRKEMLRRHPLSLCVDLKCKDGSILHLFFCYLMNLNILTVKTKVSTAVDLSGAVSAGELLNSESLLNCLYASDHGKETPNPVNRYQFDKVGITTFADYVSDLGHPYVWVQKLGGLQFSSDGAQSELSGSALSASHMERTMKLLRGRLQARLALHKQFSSLEHSIIPVSSECQHLFPAKVVSGLTRWTMMSYQEFTELGFVQHVLKAGLVCETDLFFMAVVERGTARLSAAVVVNPRYPEVMPLFSLSLHWKGERSGRTEDNLRAMESEVNVFRAELQGPRPGLQLLTNQIQRLCVCLDVYLETESQVCDGSEGPKEFPREKMCLRTARGPSRLKPFKYNHPQGFFSHR; from the exons ATGTCCTCCGACGCTGTGAAGAAGAGAAAGCCGAAGTTCATCCGAAATGAAGCAGGAACTCCAGAGACCAAGCGAGGTCGAGCGGAAGGAGATCAG GTCACGCATCCAGCCGGACCTCGTCTTATTGGACAGAGGAAGCTGATTACAGCAAAGAATCAG gATGTCCGTGTGTATAATGAGGAGGTGGAGCTGGAGGACAGGGACCCGCAGCAGGACTACATGCTGTATAAAGACACGTGTGCCGATCTGGCCAAACTGATGGCAGAAATACAGGAGCTGAAATCCGGTGGCGCCAAAGTCGGA AGTGTAGAGATCGAGGAGAGACACCGACAGTGCAGCATTCATTTCATCACTCTGAAGAAACTCAACCGCCTGGCGCACATGCGGCTGAAGAAGGGCAGAGATCAGACACATGAG GCGAAGCAGCGAGTGGATGTTCTTCATTTGCAGCTGCAGAATCTGTTGTATGAGGTCATGCACCTGCAGAAAGAGATCAGCAAATGTCTCGAGTTCAA GTCTCAGCATGAGGAGATCGAGTTGGTCAGTGAAGAGGAGTTTTTTCAGGAGGCTCCGGCTGAGATTTCACGACCTCATGTCACTCGTGATGACCAGCACCAGCTCACGCTCGCCCGCCTGGACTGGGAACTGGAGCAGAGGAAGAG GCTGGCGGAGCAGTACAAGATGTCTCTGGCTAGAAAGGAGAAGATCCAGAAAGCCATTGAGCAGAAGAGAGAATATCTCAGCAGCCTTCAACCTGGACTGCATAACATCATGCAG GCGTCTATCCCAGTGCAGGAGTATCTGTCGATGCCGTTCGAGCAAATGCAGAAGCAGGCAGAGGTCGCCCGTCACCTGCCACCCGCTCTGTACGTGCTGATGGTCCAGGCAGCTGCGTACGGACAGGCTTGTG ACAAAACCCTGTCTGTGAACATCACCGGAGATGTGGATGAGGCCAAAGCTCTCTCCAGACGACCGGAGGACTCGCAAG ATGATGAAAGTGATTCAGACGCTGAAGAAGAGCAACAGAACACG AAGCGCCGGCGAGCCACTGTCGGCATTCAGTTGGAGGACAAGCGTAAAGAGATGCTGAGACGCCACCCTCTCTCGCTCTGCGtggaccttaagtgtaaag ACGGCAGCATCCTGCATCTGTTTTTCTGTTATCTCATGAATCTCAACATTCTGACTGTGAAGACCAAAGTTTCCACCGCTGTGGATCTGTCTGGAGCAGTCAGTGCTGG AGAGCTGCTGAACTCGGAGAGTCTGCTGAACTGTCTCTATGCATCTGATCACGGAAAAGAGACACCCAACCCTGTCAACCGCTACCAGTTTGATAAAGTCGG AATCACTACATTTGCAGATTATGTGTCAGATCTCGGACATCCGTATGTTTGGGTGCAGAAGCTGGGTGGCCTGCAGTTCTCATCTGATGGTGCACAG TCGGAGCTGAGCGGCAGCGCTCTGAGCGCCAGTCACATGGAGAGGACCATGAAGCTGCTGCGAGGAAGACTGCAGGCCCGACTGGCCCTACACAAACAGTTCAGCTCGCTGG AGCACAGCATCATTCCCGTCTCCAGCGAGTGCCAGCATCTGTTTCCTGCTAAAGTGGTTTCCGGTCTCACGCGCTGGACCATGATGAGCTACCAGGAATTCACC GAGCTGGGCTTCGTGCAGCATGTGTTGAAGGCCGGTCTGGTGTGTGAGACGGATCTGTTCTTCATGGCGGTTGTGGAGAGAGGAACAG CTCGTCTGTCGGCTGCTGTGGTGGTGAACCCACGTTACCCAGAGGTCATgcccctcttctctctctctctgcactgGAAAGGAGAGCGCAGCGGGCGCACTGAGGATAACCTGCGG GCGATGGAGAGCGAGGTGAACGTGTTCCGGGCCGAGCTGCAGGGTCCACGTCCGGGTCTCCAGCTCCTGACCAATCAGATCCAGCGCTTGTGCGTGTGTCTGGATGTGTATCTGGAGACGGAGAGTCAAGTGTGTGACGGCTCTGAGGGACCAAAGGAGTTTCCCAGAGAGAAGATGTGCTTGCGTACTGCCAG GGGTCCCAGTCGTCTGAAGCCCTTCAAGTACAATCATCCTCAGGGCTTCTTCAGTCACCGCTGA
- the LOC113042881 gene encoding THO complex subunit 5 homolog isoform X2 gives MSSDAVKKRKPKFIRNEAGTPETKRGRAEGDQDVRVYNEEVELEDRDPQQDYMLYKDTCADLAKLMAEIQELKSGGAKVGSVEIEERHRQCSIHFITLKKLNRLAHMRLKKGRDQTHEAKQRVDVLHLQLQNLLYEVMHLQKEISKCLEFKSQHEEIELVSEEEFFQEAPAEISRPHVTRDDQHQLTLARLDWELEQRKRLAEQYKMSLARKEKIQKAIEQKREYLSSLQPGLHNIMQASIPVQEYLSMPFEQMQKQAEVARHLPPALYVLMVQAAAYGQACDKTLSVNITGDVDEAKALSRRPEDSQDDESDSDAEEEQQNTKRRRATVGIQLEDKRKEMLRRHPLSLCVDLKCKDGSILHLFFCYLMNLNILTVKTKVSTAVDLSGAVSAGELLNSESLLNCLYASDHGKETPNPVNRYQFDKVGITTFADYVSDLGHPYVWVQKLGGLQFSSDGAQSELSGSALSASHMERTMKLLRGRLQARLALHKQFSSLEHSIIPVSSECQHLFPAKVVSGLTRWTMMSYQEFTELGFVQHVLKAGLVCETDLFFMAVVERGTARLSAAVVVNPRYPEVMPLFSLSLHWKGERSGRTEDNLRAMESEVNVFRAELQGPRPGLQLLTNQIQRLCVCLDVYLETESQVCDGSEGPKEFPREKMCLRTARGPSRLKPFKYNHPQGFFSHR, from the exons ATGTCCTCCGACGCTGTGAAGAAGAGAAAGCCGAAGTTCATCCGAAATGAAGCAGGAACTCCAGAGACCAAGCGAGGTCGAGCGGAAGGAGATCAG gATGTCCGTGTGTATAATGAGGAGGTGGAGCTGGAGGACAGGGACCCGCAGCAGGACTACATGCTGTATAAAGACACGTGTGCCGATCTGGCCAAACTGATGGCAGAAATACAGGAGCTGAAATCCGGTGGCGCCAAAGTCGGA AGTGTAGAGATCGAGGAGAGACACCGACAGTGCAGCATTCATTTCATCACTCTGAAGAAACTCAACCGCCTGGCGCACATGCGGCTGAAGAAGGGCAGAGATCAGACACATGAG GCGAAGCAGCGAGTGGATGTTCTTCATTTGCAGCTGCAGAATCTGTTGTATGAGGTCATGCACCTGCAGAAAGAGATCAGCAAATGTCTCGAGTTCAA GTCTCAGCATGAGGAGATCGAGTTGGTCAGTGAAGAGGAGTTTTTTCAGGAGGCTCCGGCTGAGATTTCACGACCTCATGTCACTCGTGATGACCAGCACCAGCTCACGCTCGCCCGCCTGGACTGGGAACTGGAGCAGAGGAAGAG GCTGGCGGAGCAGTACAAGATGTCTCTGGCTAGAAAGGAGAAGATCCAGAAAGCCATTGAGCAGAAGAGAGAATATCTCAGCAGCCTTCAACCTGGACTGCATAACATCATGCAG GCGTCTATCCCAGTGCAGGAGTATCTGTCGATGCCGTTCGAGCAAATGCAGAAGCAGGCAGAGGTCGCCCGTCACCTGCCACCCGCTCTGTACGTGCTGATGGTCCAGGCAGCTGCGTACGGACAGGCTTGTG ACAAAACCCTGTCTGTGAACATCACCGGAGATGTGGATGAGGCCAAAGCTCTCTCCAGACGACCGGAGGACTCGCAAG ATGATGAAAGTGATTCAGACGCTGAAGAAGAGCAACAGAACACG AAGCGCCGGCGAGCCACTGTCGGCATTCAGTTGGAGGACAAGCGTAAAGAGATGCTGAGACGCCACCCTCTCTCGCTCTGCGtggaccttaagtgtaaag ACGGCAGCATCCTGCATCTGTTTTTCTGTTATCTCATGAATCTCAACATTCTGACTGTGAAGACCAAAGTTTCCACCGCTGTGGATCTGTCTGGAGCAGTCAGTGCTGG AGAGCTGCTGAACTCGGAGAGTCTGCTGAACTGTCTCTATGCATCTGATCACGGAAAAGAGACACCCAACCCTGTCAACCGCTACCAGTTTGATAAAGTCGG AATCACTACATTTGCAGATTATGTGTCAGATCTCGGACATCCGTATGTTTGGGTGCAGAAGCTGGGTGGCCTGCAGTTCTCATCTGATGGTGCACAG TCGGAGCTGAGCGGCAGCGCTCTGAGCGCCAGTCACATGGAGAGGACCATGAAGCTGCTGCGAGGAAGACTGCAGGCCCGACTGGCCCTACACAAACAGTTCAGCTCGCTGG AGCACAGCATCATTCCCGTCTCCAGCGAGTGCCAGCATCTGTTTCCTGCTAAAGTGGTTTCCGGTCTCACGCGCTGGACCATGATGAGCTACCAGGAATTCACC GAGCTGGGCTTCGTGCAGCATGTGTTGAAGGCCGGTCTGGTGTGTGAGACGGATCTGTTCTTCATGGCGGTTGTGGAGAGAGGAACAG CTCGTCTGTCGGCTGCTGTGGTGGTGAACCCACGTTACCCAGAGGTCATgcccctcttctctctctctctgcactgGAAAGGAGAGCGCAGCGGGCGCACTGAGGATAACCTGCGG GCGATGGAGAGCGAGGTGAACGTGTTCCGGGCCGAGCTGCAGGGTCCACGTCCGGGTCTCCAGCTCCTGACCAATCAGATCCAGCGCTTGTGCGTGTGTCTGGATGTGTATCTGGAGACGGAGAGTCAAGTGTGTGACGGCTCTGAGGGACCAAAGGAGTTTCCCAGAGAGAAGATGTGCTTGCGTACTGCCAG GGGTCCCAGTCGTCTGAAGCCCTTCAAGTACAATCATCCTCAGGGCTTCTTCAGTCACCGCTGA
- the LOC113042883 gene encoding transmembrane protein 248 — MGQWRPVSNLRDQVSRHPPVVVFFLSLLILSITFVCTGLYTQNHDIKDPDISVDWNRVLGSIAGFKFCTHLNDTDAPLEEDSPRMVEHSDRTNISSNSAHVSLLVPLVFTGDVPDNTAISATVLGSQLGMKGAAAKASVNISLLLHTDITDSQTPAGTQSSRPLTCLHFTALTHVFPQTPSPPECPVTENEDKRASPVRAVAVEAHKHNSPHCFSLEFTPDPHLTVLLTKDEKALCRYHLLLVSVALLVICVLMSLCGTFSSHSPRSYQGNDLQKESLLSQ, encoded by the exons ATGGGTCAGTGGAGGCCCGTGTCTAACCTGAGAGATCAGGTATCTCGACACCCTCCTGTGGTTGTGTTCTTCCTCAGTCTGCTGATCCTCTCCATAACTTTCGTCTGCACTGGACTGTACACTCAGAATCACGACATCAAGGACCCTGACATAAGTGTA GACTGGAACCGGGTTCTGGGGTCTATCGCTGGATTTAAgttctgcacacatctgaatgacACAGACGCACCGCTGGAGGAAGACTCTCCACGGATGGTGGAGCATTCAGATAGGACAAATATTTCCTCCAACAGCGCTCATGTTTCCTTACTGGTGCCGCTGGTGTTTACCGGGGACGTCCCAGATAATACTGCCATTAGTGCCACAGTGTTGGGCAGCCAGCTGGGCATGAAAG GGGCTGCAGCGAAAGCATCCGTCAATATATCTCTGCTCCTGCACACTGATATCACCGACAGTCAAACTCCTGCTGGGACGCAGAGCAGTCGACCCCTGACCTGTCTTCACTTCACAGCCCTGACCCATGTTTTCCCTCAGACGCC GTCACCTCCAGAATGCCCAGTCACAGAGAACGAAGACAAGCGCGCTTCTCCTGTCCGGGCTGTTGCTGTAGAAGCACACAAGCACAATTCTCCACACTGCTTCAGTCTGGAGTTCACACCAGATCCACACCTGACAGTCCTGCTCACGAAG GATGAAAAAGCCTTGTGCAGGTATCACTTGTTGCTGGTTAGTGTTGCGCTGCTGGTTATCTGTGTCCTCATGAGTCTCTGTGGAACTTTTTCTTCACATTCGCCACGTTCTTACCAGGGAAATGACCTTCAAAAG GAATCGCTGCTGAGCCAATGA